From Arvicanthis niloticus isolate mArvNil1 chromosome 22, mArvNil1.pat.X, whole genome shotgun sequence, the proteins below share one genomic window:
- the LOC143435904 gene encoding LOW QUALITY PROTEIN: 26S proteasome non-ATPase regulatory subunit 1-like (The sequence of the model RefSeq protein was modified relative to this genomic sequence to represent the inferred CDS: deleted 4 bases in 3 codons; substituted 2 bases at 2 genomic stop codons) yields the protein MITSATGIISLLDEEEPQLKEFALHRLSAVVNDFWAEISESVDKIEVLYEDEGFQSQQFAALVASKVFYHLGAFKESLNYALGAGDLFNVNNNSEYVETIMAKCIDHYTKQCVENADLPEGEKKPIDQRLEVIVNKMFQRCLDDHKYKQTIGIALETGRLDVFEKTILESNDVPGMLAYSLKLCMSLMQNKQFQNKVLRVLVKIYMNLEKPDFINVCQCLIFLDDPQAVSDILEKLVKEDNLLMAYQICFDLYESASQQFLSSVIQNLRTVGTPIASVPGSTNTGTVPGSEKDSDPMETEEKTASTVAGKTPDVSPEPKDQTLKMIKILGGEMAIELHLQFLIRNNNTELMILKNTKDAIQNSVCHTATVIANSFVHCGTTSDQFLRDNLEWLARATNWAKFTATASLGVIHKGREKETLQLMATYLPKDTSPGSAYQEGGGLYALGLIHANHGGDIIDYLLNQLKNASNDIVRHGGSLGLGLAAMGTARQDVYDLLKTNLYQDDAVTGEAAGLALDLVMLGSKNAQAIEDMVGYAQETQHEKILRGLAVGIALVMCRRMEEADTLIQSLCRDKDPILRRSGMYTVAMAYCGSGNNKAIXRLLHVAVSDVNDDVRRAAVESFSFILFRTPEQCPSVVSLLSESYNPHVLYGAAIALGICCAGTGNKEAINLLEPMTNPVNYVRQGALIASALIMIQKTEITCPKMNQFPQLYSKVINDKHDDVMAKFVSILAQGILDAGGHNVTISLQSRTGHSHMPSVVGVLVFLQFWFWFWFPLSHFLSLAYTPTCVIGLNKDLKMPKVRYKSNCKPSTFAYPAPMEVPKEKEKVSTAMLSITAKAKQKEKEKKKEEKMDVDEAEKKEKKKKEPEPNFHLLDNPAXVMPAQLKVLSMTETCRYQPFKPLSNGGIIILKDTSEDIEELVEPVAAHGPKIEEEEPEPPEPFEYIDD from the exons ATGATCACTTCAGCCACTGGAATAATTTCTCTTCTGGATGAGGAAGAGCCGCAGCTTAAGGAATTTGCACTACACAGATTGAGTGCAGTCGTTAATGACTTCTGGGCAGAAATTTCTGAGTCTGTAGACAAAATAGAAGTTTTATATGAAGATGAAGGTTTCCAGAGTCAGCAGTTTGCAGCCTTGGTGGCATCAAAAGTATTTTATCACTTGGGGGCTTTTAAGGAGTCTCTGAATTATGCTCTTGGAGCAGGTGACCTCTTCAATGTCAATAATAATTCTGAATATGTGGAGACTATTATGGCAAAATGCATTGATCATTATACCAAACAGTGTGTGGAAAATGCAGATTTgcctgaaggagaa aaaaagccaattgaCCAGAGATTGGAAGTCATCGTGAATAAAATGTTCCAGCGATGTCTCGATGATCACAAATATAAGCAAACAATTGGCATTGCTCTGGAGACCGGGAGACTGGATGTCTTTGAGAAGACTATACTGGAATCTAATGATGTCCCCGGAATGCTAGCTTACAGCCTCAAACTCTGCATGTCTTTAATGCAGAATAAGCAGTTTCAGAATAAAGTATTGAGAGTCCTGGTTAAAATCTACATGAACTTGGAAAAACCTGATTTCATCAATGTTTGTCAGTGCTTAATTTTCTTAGATGATCCTCAG GCCGTGAGTGATATTTTAGAGAAGCTGGTGAAGGAAGACAACCTGCTGATGGCCTAtcagatttgttttgatttgtatgaAAGTGCTAGTCAGCAG TTTTTGTCATCTGTAATCCAGAATCTTCGAACTGTTGGTACCCCTATTGCTTCTGTTCCTGGATCTACCAATACGGGTACTGTGCCAGGATCAGAGAAAGACAGTGACCCcatggagacagaggagaagacagccaGCACAGTGGCCGGGAAGACACCAGACGTGAGTCCAGAGCCCAAGGACCAGACTctgaaaatgattaaaattttagGTGGTGAAATGGCTATTGAATTACACCTGCAGTTCCTAATACGAAATAATAACACAGAGCTCATGATTCTGAAAAACACAAAGGATGCAATACAAAATTCTGTATGTCATACAGCAACTGTAATAGCAAACTCATTTGTGCACTGTGGTACAACCAGTGACCAGTTTCTTAGAGATAACTTGGAATGGTTAGCCAGAGCCACAAACTGGGCCAAATTTACTGCAACTGCCAGCTTGGGTGTAATCCATAAGGGCCGTGAGAAGGAAACACTACAGTTAATGGCAACATACCTTCCTAAGGACACTTCTCCAGGA TCAGCCTATCAGGAAGGTGGAGGTCTCTATGCATTGGGTCTCATTCATGCCAATCATGGTGGTGACATAATTGACTATCTTCTTAATCAGCTTAAGAATGCAAGCAATGATATTGTTAGACATGGAGGCAGCCTGGGCCTTGGTTTGGCTGCAATGGGAACTGCACGTCAGGATGTGTATGATTTGCTGAAAACAAACCTGTATCAGGATGATGCTGTGACAGGGGAGGCAGCTGGCCTGGCCTTAGATTTGGTTATGTTAGGTTCTAAAAACGCCCAGGCGATTGAGGATATGGTTGGCTATGCACAAGAAACTCAACACGAGAAGATTCTGCGTGGTCTAGCAGTTGGCATTGCATTGGTGATGtgcaggaggatggaggaggctgATACTCTCATTCAGTCTCTTTGTCGTGACAAGGACCCAATTCTTAGAAGATCTGGAATGTACACTGTAGCCATGGCTTATTGTGGCTCTGGTAACAACAAAGCTATTTGACGCCTGCTGCATGTTGCTGTAAGTGATGTCAACGATGATGTCAGGAGAGCAGCAGTGGAGTCATTCAGCTTCATCTTGTTCAGGACGCCCGAACAGTGTCCAAGTGTAGTTTCTTTGTTGTCAGAGAGTTATAACCCTCATGTGCTCTATGGAGCTGCAATAGCCCTGGGAATCTGCTGTGCTGGTACAGGAAACAAGGAAGCAATTAATTTACTAGAGCCAATGACCAACCCTGTGAACTATGTGAGGCAAGGGGCTCTGATAGCTTCAGCTCTCATCATGATCCAAAAGACTGAAATCACTTGTCCAAAGATGAATCAGTTCCCGCAGCTGTATTCCAAAGTCATCAATGACAAGCATGATGATGTCATGGCCAAATTTGTCTCTATTCTGGCCCAAGGCATACTGGATGCAGGTGGTCATAATGTCACAATCTCCTTACAATCCAGAACTGGGCATAGTCATATGCCTTCTGTGGTTGGCGTCCTTGTCTTTCTCcagttctggttctggttctggtttcCCCTTTCACACTTCCTGTCATTGGCTTATACTCCTACCTGTGTCATTGGCCTTAACAAGGATTTAAAGATGCCGAAAGTTCGATATAAATCAAATTGTAAACCATCCACATTTGCTTATCCTGCCCCTATGGAAGtaccaaaagaaaaggaaaaggtttCCACCGCTATGTTGTCTATTACTGCCAAAgctaagcaaaaagaaaaagaaaaaaagaaggaggagaagatggacgtggatgaagcagaaaaaaaggaaaagaagaaaaaagaacctgAACCAAACTTCCACCTGTTGGATAATCCAGCATGAGTTATGCCTGCCCAGCTGAAGGTCTTAAGTATGACAGAGACCTGCAGATACCAGCCTTTCAAACCACTCTCCAATGGGGGCATAATAATTCTGAAAGACACCAGTGAAGACATTGAAGAACTCGTGGAACCTGTGGCAGCACATGGCCCAAAAATTGAGGAGGAAGAGCCAGAGCCCCCAGAGCCATTTGAGTATATCGATGACTAA